The window aataaagacacctcggtctcagcattgactccctgtctaaataaagacacctcggtctcagcattgactctctATCTAAATAatgagaccttggtctcagcattgactctatctaaataaagacaccttggtctcagcattgactccctgtctaaataaagacaccttggcaCCTCTGATGAGGAAGTCCCCCTAACTTATAAACGTCTAAAACCCTGGGCTATATATGAAGGTCAGGACTCACCGATGACCTAGACTCAGTACAGCTCTCTACAGACGGCTGTATAGATGGAGTTATAGATAGCAGTCAGGACTCACCGATGACCTAGTCTCTGATGAGGAGTCTCCCTAACTTATAAACATCTAAAACCCTGGGATGTACAGCTCTCTACAGACGGCTGTATAGATGGAGTTGTATAGATGGGAGTTATAGATAGAAGTCAGGACTCACCGATGACTCAGAGTCTCTGATGAGGAagtctccctccactcctctctggtTGAGAGCCACCTCTGCCTGATGACGCGTCACCTTGCCATAGTACCATGGCTTCCCAGCAAACCGCCCCACCGTGGCCGGAGAGATGTAGTCACAGTCGGGCGTGGGCGGCCCCGCGGGGTCCGGTGAGGCATTCTGGGCAGTGGAGTCCTGCTGGGGAGGTAGCACATTGACGTAGTTCTTAGGCACTAGTCCCAGTTGTCCATCTGCTTTACGGCACTTCCACCACTCAGGGTCGTTGTCTGGTTTCTCTaccacctccatcacctctcccttCTCAAAGTTCAGCTCCTCGTCGTTCCCCGAGCTGAAAGGGTACAGCGCCTGCACCGTGTGGAGTCTCCGGTTCCCGTTAGACACACTGTGAACCACTGCTGCTAGCTTCTCAGTCAGTGACCCTATTGGGTCCCCCAAACTGtcgccccctcctccccccgcTGTCCCATCTGCGTCCTCCGTCACGTAGTTGGAAGGGAACCATCCGGAACACCCCTGGTACCCCCCACGCCACCAGCCATCGCTACACTTCTCCATGACGATGACGCGTGTACCCTTAACCAATGAGAGCTCATCCTCACGCTCGGCGGTGTAGCTGAACTTGACGAGCGCCGGCAGGTTGAGGTCGTAAAGGCGCTCGCCATTGTCGGAGCACGTGTCGGCGTCGGCGTTCGAGGCCGTGTCACGCATTCCCGTTTTCCGCTTCACCTTCCCGATGCCTGTTGGGAAACACCAGGAGAGGTTGTCATAGTTACTGAGAGGGTATTCAGACAGTTATATTATGGTCTGTTAGGACAGGGAGCGATGCACCATGGGATATTATAAAAAGGGTGAAACTTGTGTGTGTGATCATagctaatataataataaatcatATCTGCCATTTAAGAAGacccttttatccaaagcgacttggGGTGGCCCAGGTGGGaaacaaacccacaaccctgccaTTGCAAACACTCTACCAAGTGAGCCACACATGAACACAATAcatactaccatcatcaccagcAGTGGAGGAAAAAcaacccaattgtcatacttgagtaaacgtaaagataccttaatagaaaacgactgaaataaaagtgaaagtcacccggtaaaaaaatacttaaataaaagtccaaaagtatttggttttaaatatacgtaagcatcaaaaataaatgtaattgcccaaatatacttaagaatcaaaagtGAAAGTTTAAATGATTTCAAATTTCTTATATTTTTTTTCAGTCTAAGacttgagtggctggagtctgacattttctagggccttcctttgacaccgcctggtatagagatgatgcagctgtagacattttctagggccttcctttgacaccgcctggtatagagatgatgcagctgtagactttgaggatctgagagcccatgacaaatcttttcagccttctgCAGGGGAAGAgtcattgttgtgccctcttcacgactatgttggtgtgtgtggaccatgatagatccttagcgATGTGGACAGCAAGggacttgaagttctcaacccaCTCCGCTACAGCCTTGTCGATGTGAATGGGTTGTGTTCggccctgtagtccacaatcagctcctttgtcttgctaacattgagggagaggttgatgtcccggcaccacacggtcaggtctcatacctcttccctataggcggtctcatctttgtcggtgatcaggcctaccactgtcgtgtcatcagcaaacttaatctttttgggatagggggcagcattttcacttttggatgaatagcgggCCCAGAGTGAattactctgtcccagatgctaatatatgcataatatttttactattggatagaatacactctgatgtttctgaaacggtttgaatgatgtctgtgagtataacagaactcatatgacaggtgaaaaacctgagaaaaatccaaccaggaagtgggacatctgaggtttgtagtttttcaaagcttggcctaccgaatacacagtgggatatggataaagttgcaccttcctatggcttccactagatgtcaaccgtctttagaaacatgaatgaggattctactataaaggaggggctcatgagacctgtttgagtcagtggtctggcagagtgtctcaggcacACGCCCCCGACTGAGTTACCTCTCGTTCAAgagcttttcttcagacataggaattctccggttggaacattattgatgttttatgttaaaaacatcctaaagattgattccatacatcgtttgacttgtttctacgacctgtaacggaacttttcgagtttttgtctggacaaaGTGcccgcgcctcatgaagatgaattagtgggctgaacacgctaacaacaagtggctatttggacatgaattatggactttatggaacaaatcagtcatttgtcGTCAAACTGGgtttcctgggagtgcattctgataaagatcatcaaaggtaagtgaatatttagtgttatttctaacttctgttgactccaaaatggcggatatttctctgactggattgggctctgagcgcctttctcagattatgctttttccgttttttttaaaatctgacacagcggttgcattaagaagaagtctATCTTTAGTTATGTGAATAACCCTTGTatcgtttatcaatgtttattgtgagtatttctgtaaaatcgccggatgttttggaatcaaaacattactgcacgtaacgcgccaacgtaaactgagatttttggatgtaaatatgcacattatcgaacaaaacatacatgtattgtgtaacatgatgtcctatgagtgtcatctgatgaagatcatcaaaggtcagtgattcattttatctctagttatgctttttgtgactcctatctttggctggaaaaatggctgtgttttttgacttggctatgacctaacataatcatatgttgtgctttcactgtaaaacatttttgaaatcggacacgatggattaacaagatgtttatctttcatattggattggacttgttaatgagtgaaagttacatattacaaaaaaatatttttgaatttcgcataCTGCCTTTTCATTTGTAATGTTgttgaggggttccgctagcggaacgcctgcacTAGAAAGTTTAAccttttagggatagggggcagcattttcactttggatgaattgcgtgcccatagtgaactgcctcctactctgtcccagatgtttATATATgcatattggatagaaaacactccgaagtttctaaaactgtatgaattatgtctgtgagtataacagaactcatagggcaggcaaacttgtaaacaggaagtggaaattctggggctggttgattttccactcatcgcctattcacatccaaataagatatggatctgaTCGCACTtgctacgccttccactagatgtcaacagtcagtagattgtggaatgaagcctctagtgtgatgtgggaccagatgggaggggaatgagtcactggtctggcagaatgccagtcTGGTCTGTGAAGGAGTGAGGAGGTCTCCTTGCTAATAGGGTGAACCAGAGACCGTCTGGTCTGTGAAGGAGTGAGGTCTCCTTGGTAACAGGATGAACCAGAGACCGTCTGGTCTGTGAAGGAGTGAGGAGGTCTCCTTGGTAACAGGGTGAACCAGAGACCGTCTGGTCTGTGAAGGAGTGAGGTCTCCTTGGTAACAGGGTGAACCAGAGACCGTCTGGTCTGTGAAGGAGTGAGGAGGTCTCCTTGGTAACAGGGTGAACCAGAGACCGTCTGGTCTGTGAAGGAGGTCTCCTTGGTAACAGGGTGAACCAAAGACCGTCTGGTCTGTGAAGGAGTGAGGAGGTCTCCTTGGTAACAGGGTGAACCAGAGACCGTCTGGTCTGTGAAGGAGGTCTCCTTGGTAACAGGGTGAACCAGAGACCGTCTGGTCTGTGAAGGAGTGAGGAGGTCTGCGGTTACAGccgacaaacagagagacagctgacagacagagagacagccaacagacagagacagctgacagccagacccagccagacagccagacccagccgacagacagagacagagagacagccagagacagagagacagccgacagacagagacagccgacagacagagacagccgaCAGATAGAGACAGCCGACAGATAGAGACAGCCGACAGATAGAGACagccgacagacagagacagccgacagacagagacagccgaCAGACAGCCGACAGACAGCCGACAGACAGccgacagacgacagacagacagccgacagacagagagacagccgacagacagagagacagccgacagacagagacagctgaCAGACAGCCAGCTGACAGACAGCCAGCTGACAGACAGCCAGCTGACAGACAGCCAgacccagccagacagacagcaagctgacagacagccagacccagccagacagacagcaagctgacagacagagagacagctgacAGACAGCCAGTCCCATGGTAGTTTGATGAGCCAGCAGAACTAAGGCCAGGCAGGTAGACCCCATCATTAGACTCCACATGGAGACAGCTGACAGACAGCCAGTACCATGGTAGTTTGATGAGCCAGCAGAACTAAGGCCAGGCAGGTAGACCCCATCATTAGACTCCACATGGAGACagccgacagacagagacagctgaCAGACAGCCAGTACCATGGTAGTTTGATGAGCCAGCAGAACTAAGGCCAGGCAGGTAGACCCCATCATTAGACTCCACATGGAGACAGCTGACAGACAGCCAGTCCCATGGTAGTTTGATGAGCCAGCAGAACTAAAGGCCAGGCAGGTAGACCCCATCATTAGACTCCACATGGAGAGAGCCACAACACAGTGAGAAAAAAGCAACAGGTCAGTACAGGCCCTGAGAACAGACCCTGTCAACTCAAAACTAAAAAGGTCAAAAGTAAAGTCATAAGGCCTATAAGGCCGTACTAGACAAAAAGATACCCTCTATAAGGCAAAACTAGACTCTTAGACAAAAAGCTACAAGTCTTTAAACTGATAACCAGTCTTTAGGGAGACCACATGGAGAAGCTGAtggacaatgctaccaaatactaatggattatatgtaaacttctgactcactgggaatgtgatgaaagaaataaaaagctgaaataaataattctctctattatgacatttcacattcttaaaataaagtggtgatcgaaactgacagggaatatttactaggattaaatgtcagtaaaggtagtttaaatgtatttggatgaggtgtatgtaaacttccaacttcaactgtatagaactagagaggagacagtagtgtt is drawn from Oncorhynchus tshawytscha isolate Ot180627B linkage group LG29, Otsh_v2.0, whole genome shotgun sequence and contains these coding sequences:
- the LOC112227607 gene encoding cytoplasmic protein NCK1 isoform X2, which produces MTEEVIVIAKFDYLAQQDQELDIKKNERLWLLDDSKSWWRVRNATNKTGFVPSNYVERKNSARKASIVKNLKDTLGIGKVKRKTGMRDTASNADADTCSDNGERLYDLNLPALVKFSYTAEREDELSLVKGTRVIVMEKCSDGWWRGGYQGCSGWFPSNYVTEDADGTAGGGGGDSLGDPIGSLTEKLAAVVHSVSNGNRRLHTVQALYPFSSGNDEELNFEKGEVMEVVEKPDNDPEWWKCRKADGQLGLVPKNYVNVLPPQQDSTAQNASPDPAGPPTPDCDYISPATVGRFAGKPWYYGKVTRHQAEVALNQRGVEGDFLIRDSESSPNDFSISLKAQGKNKHFKVQLKDGLYCIGQRKFSSLEDLVDHYKKAPIFTSEQGDKLYLVKALAAS
- the LOC112227607 gene encoding cytoplasmic protein NCK1 isoform X1, whose protein sequence is MTEEVIVIAKFDYLAQQDQELDIKKNERLWLLDDSKSWWRVRNATNKTGFVPSNYVERKNSARKASIVKNLKDTLEVLPGLEERTATFTGIGKVKRKTGMRDTASNADADTCSDNGERLYDLNLPALVKFSYTAEREDELSLVKGTRVIVMEKCSDGWWRGGYQGCSGWFPSNYVTEDADGTAGGGGGDSLGDPIGSLTEKLAAVVHSVSNGNRRLHTVQALYPFSSGNDEELNFEKGEVMEVVEKPDNDPEWWKCRKADGQLGLVPKNYVNVLPPQQDSTAQNASPDPAGPPTPDCDYISPATVGRFAGKPWYYGKVTRHQAEVALNQRGVEGDFLIRDSESSPNDFSISLKAQGKNKHFKVQLKDGLYCIGQRKFSSLEDLVDHYKKAPIFTSEQGDKLYLVKALAAS
- the LOC112227607 gene encoding cytoplasmic protein NCK1 isoform X3; protein product: MNMANLFKHFFRIGKVKRKTGMRDTASNADADTCSDNGERLYDLNLPALVKFSYTAEREDELSLVKGTRVIVMEKCSDGWWRGGYQGCSGWFPSNYVTEDADGTAGGGGGDSLGDPIGSLTEKLAAVVHSVSNGNRRLHTVQALYPFSSGNDEELNFEKGEVMEVVEKPDNDPEWWKCRKADGQLGLVPKNYVNVLPPQQDSTAQNASPDPAGPPTPDCDYISPATVGRFAGKPWYYGKVTRHQAEVALNQRGVEGDFLIRDSESSPNDFSISLKAQGKNKHFKVQLKDGLYCIGQRKFSSLEDLVDHYKKAPIFTSEQGDKLYLVKALAAS